The proteins below are encoded in one region of Desulfovibrio sp. Huiquan2017:
- the ctaD gene encoding cytochrome c oxidase subunit I, translating to MTTDAVNAGFMAPGGKSWLREWLFTVDHKRIGMLYLWCITAFFVVGVFLGLLLRLELFWPGRDFIGQQTYNAVFTLHGVIMIFIVVIPSIPAAFGNIFLPLQLGAEDVAFPKLNMFSFWLYVIGGATALASLFSGGGAPDTGWTFYVPFSAVTTTNVSVAVAGVFILGFSSILTGLNFIVTIHRLRAPGLTWTRLTLFAWALYATAWIQVLATPILSITVILIIVERLLGMGIFDPARGGDPILYQHLFWIYSHPAVYIMILPAMGVVSDIIPVFCRKSIFGYKTIVGSSLAIAFAGSLVWAHHMFVSGMSDTAVMVFSFLTFIVAVPSAVKVFNWLSTMYKGSIRLEPPLVFALGFIFLFAMGGITGLVLGSAGTDMHVHDTYFVVGHFHYVIFGGTGFGMFAAIHYWFPKMYGRMYNRRMATTAALILIVGLNGLYFPMYLLGLEGMPRRYYDYLPQFTSLHQLSTYGSWITFAGLALMLYNLIHSRYRGAPVGRNPWKAATLEWTLPSPPPTHNFDTEPVVTHGPYDFSEVRDDDGA from the coding sequence ATGACGACGGACGCGGTCAACGCGGGCTTCATGGCCCCGGGCGGCAAGTCCTGGCTCCGCGAATGGCTGTTCACCGTGGACCACAAGCGCATCGGTATGCTCTACCTGTGGTGCATCACGGCCTTTTTCGTGGTCGGCGTGTTCCTCGGGCTGCTCCTCCGACTGGAGCTCTTCTGGCCGGGTAGGGATTTTATTGGCCAACAGACCTACAACGCGGTCTTCACCCTGCACGGAGTGATCATGATCTTCATCGTGGTCATCCCGTCCATCCCGGCGGCCTTCGGGAATATCTTCCTGCCCCTGCAACTGGGGGCCGAGGACGTGGCCTTCCCCAAGCTGAACATGTTTTCCTTCTGGCTCTACGTCATCGGCGGGGCCACGGCGCTGGCCTCGCTGTTCTCCGGCGGGGGCGCGCCCGACACGGGCTGGACCTTCTACGTGCCGTTTTCGGCCGTGACCACCACCAACGTGTCCGTGGCTGTGGCCGGGGTGTTCATCCTCGGCTTCTCGTCCATCCTCACGGGACTGAATTTCATCGTCACCATCCACCGGCTGCGCGCGCCGGGGCTGACCTGGACCCGGCTGACGCTGTTCGCCTGGGCCCTGTACGCCACGGCCTGGATCCAGGTCCTGGCCACGCCCATCCTGTCCATCACCGTGATCCTGATTATCGTCGAGCGGCTGCTCGGCATGGGCATCTTCGATCCGGCGCGGGGCGGGGACCCGATCCTCTACCAACATCTGTTCTGGATCTATTCCCACCCGGCGGTCTACATCATGATCCTGCCCGCCATGGGCGTCGTCTCGGACATCATCCCGGTTTTCTGCCGCAAGTCCATCTTCGGCTACAAGACCATTGTGGGGTCGTCCCTGGCCATCGCCTTCGCGGGCTCGCTGGTCTGGGCGCACCACATGTTTGTGTCCGGCATGTCCGACACGGCGGTCATGGTCTTTTCGTTTTTGACTTTCATTGTGGCCGTGCCCTCGGCGGTCAAGGTCTTCAACTGGCTGTCCACCATGTACAAGGGGTCCATCCGGCTGGAGCCGCCGCTGGTCTTCGCGCTCGGCTTCATCTTCCTCTTCGCCATGGGCGGCATCACCGGCCTGGTCCTGGGGAGCGCGGGGACGGACATGCACGTCCACGACACCTATTTCGTGGTCGGCCATTTCCACTACGTCATTTTCGGCGGCACCGGGTTCGGCATGTTCGCGGCCATCCATTACTGGTTCCCCAAGATGTACGGCCGGATGTACAATCGCAGGATGGCGACCACGGCGGCTTTGATCCTGATCGTCGGCCTGAACGGGCTGTATTTCCCCATGTACCTGCTCGGGCTGGAGGGCATGCCCCGGCGCTACTACGACTACCTGCCGCAGTTCACTTCCCTGCATCAATTGTCGACCTACGGCTCGTGGATTACTTTCGCCGGACTGGCGCTCATGCTCTACAACCTGATCCACTCGCGCTACCGGGGGGCGCCCGTGGGCCGCAACCCGTGGAAAGCGGCCACCCTGGAATGGACCCTGCCTTCCCCGCCCCCCACACACAACTTCGACACCGAGCCGGTGGTCACCCACGGGCCTTACGACTTCAGCGAAGTGAGGGATGATGACGGAGCATAG
- a CDS encoding TadE/TadG family type IV pilus assembly protein gives MTRRNTMRGKARRGMVTVEAAMLLPIFLLLLMGLMDMARLFWTQGVVRDAAFEGARMAVLAETSLEQIRHVVERELSSGGINQASSVEVGTREPSRPVDVTVSVPFEFLILDNLIPSMSDRCSLLAATAVMTHER, from the coding sequence ATGACAAGACGAAATACGATGCGCGGGAAGGCGCGGCGCGGCATGGTCACCGTGGAGGCGGCCATGCTCCTGCCGATCTTCCTGTTGCTCCTGATGGGCTTGATGGACATGGCCCGGCTGTTCTGGACCCAAGGCGTGGTCCGGGACGCAGCCTTTGAGGGTGCACGCATGGCCGTGCTCGCCGAAACAAGCCTCGAACAGATCCGGCACGTGGTCGAACGGGAACTGTCCTCCGGCGGCATCAACCAGGCGTCCTCGGTGGAAGTGGGCACGCGCGAACCATCCCGGCCCGTTGACGTGACCGTGTCCGTACCCTTCGAGTTCCTGATTCTCGACAATCTGATCCCGTCCATGAGCGACCGGTGCAGCCTGTTGGCGGCCACTGCGGTCATGACCCACGAGAGGTGA
- a CDS encoding TadE/TadG family type IV pilus assembly protein, with translation MHRNDDTRRGSAVMEFALLMALLLAPLLAGIWDAARMIDMNQVLTRAAREGAILASRGNDPTRTVLSFVAAEGLSTEDLIVSVAVGPEDRELGREVSVSLSYNVADGTVYPWGRLIPEGLTAVARAKME, from the coding sequence ATGCACAGAAACGACGACACCCGGCGGGGCAGCGCGGTCATGGAGTTCGCCCTGCTCATGGCCCTGCTCCTGGCCCCGCTCCTGGCGGGCATATGGGACGCGGCCCGAATGATCGACATGAACCAGGTCCTGACCCGGGCCGCCCGCGAGGGCGCGATCCTGGCCTCGCGGGGCAACGACCCAACCCGGACCGTCCTCTCCTTCGTGGCGGCCGAGGGACTGTCCACGGAGGACCTGATCGTGTCCGTGGCGGTCGGCCCCGAAGACCGGGAACTGGGACGAGAAGTCTCGGTCTCCCTGAGCTACAACGTCGCGGACGGGACCGTGTACCCCTGGGGACGTCTCATCCCCGAGGGGCTGACTGCGGTCGCCCGCGCCAAGATGGAGTGA
- the tmcB gene encoding electron transfer complex ferredoxin TmcB produces the protein MSHIADRIISDVGLESGVAALTTEKIEKVVTRMLKGETGAKLRAYKETCMRCGLCSQGCHYYMSHDADPSYSPVNKATETMYELMDKKGKVSPQRIYEMAQMAYTECNLCKRCAHYCPIGIDTGYIMSQVRRICYLLDVVPQYIRDTAHSHASTMNQMWVKDDEWIDSLQWQEDEARDEFPDLRIPLDKEGADIYYSVIAPEPKFRTQLIYQAAAIMNAAGVDWTMPSHPGWDNSDMCMFVGDYENMGRLKRAHYESAQKLRVKRIVMGECGHAFRSVYDMGNRWLGHKAMPVPVIHAIDFYWELINEGKIKITHQYENPVTIQDPCNIIRGRGLMDKLRDVVHFLCKEVVEMTPNREHNYCCCAGGGVINCGPPFKNTRMTGNRVKAEQLKATGVHDVVIPCHNCHGGIEDIIGYYDLKMHGKFISDIIYELMEKPEV, from the coding sequence ATGAGTCACATTGCTGACAGAATCATATCCGACGTCGGGCTCGAATCCGGCGTCGCCGCGCTGACCACCGAGAAAATCGAGAAAGTGGTCACCCGGATGCTCAAAGGTGAAACCGGTGCCAAACTCCGGGCGTACAAGGAGACGTGCATGCGGTGCGGCCTCTGCTCCCAGGGCTGCCACTACTACATGTCCCACGACGCCGATCCGAGCTATTCGCCCGTGAACAAGGCCACCGAGACCATGTACGAACTGATGGACAAAAAGGGCAAGGTCTCGCCCCAGCGCATCTACGAAATGGCCCAGATGGCCTACACCGAATGCAACCTCTGCAAGCGGTGCGCCCACTACTGTCCCATCGGCATCGACACCGGCTACATCATGTCCCAGGTGCGCCGCATCTGCTATTTGCTGGACGTGGTCCCGCAGTACATCCGCGACACCGCCCATTCCCACGCCTCGACCATGAACCAGATGTGGGTCAAGGACGACGAGTGGATCGACTCCCTGCAGTGGCAGGAGGACGAGGCCCGCGACGAGTTCCCGGACCTGCGCATCCCGCTCGACAAGGAAGGGGCCGACATCTACTACTCGGTCATCGCCCCGGAACCCAAGTTCCGGACCCAGCTCATCTACCAGGCCGCGGCCATCATGAACGCCGCCGGCGTGGACTGGACCATGCCCTCCCACCCGGGCTGGGACAACTCGGACATGTGCATGTTCGTGGGCGACTATGAAAACATGGGCCGCCTCAAGCGCGCCCACTATGAGTCCGCGCAGAAGCTGCGGGTCAAGCGCATCGTCATGGGCGAGTGTGGCCACGCCTTCCGCTCGGTCTACGACATGGGCAACCGCTGGCTCGGCCACAAGGCCATGCCGGTCCCGGTCATCCATGCCATCGACTTCTACTGGGAACTGATCAACGAGGGCAAAATCAAGATCACCCACCAGTACGAGAACCCGGTGACCATCCAGGACCCCTGCAACATCATCCGTGGCCGGGGCCTCATGGACAAACTCCGCGACGTGGTCCACTTCCTGTGCAAGGAAGTGGTCGAGATGACCCCCAACCGCGAGCACAACTACTGCTGCTGCGCGGGCGGCGGCGTCATCAACTGCGGGCCGCCGTTCAAGAACACCCGCATGACCGGCAACCGCGTCAAGGCGGAACAGCTCAAGGCGACCGGCGTGCACGATGTGGTTATCCCCTGCCACAACTGCCACGGCGGCATTGAAGACATCATCGGTTATTATGATCTCAAGATGCACGGCAAGTTCATCAGCGACATCATCTACGAACTGATGGAAAAACCGGAAGTCTAG
- a CDS encoding SCO family protein → MRILILTLLSAALLAAPCGATGGADGVDGVPARSMDQPGLSMDGHAMDGHAMDGHAMDGTDMPGTSPDAVHDHAAMMAEAEKADVPVGIEEHLGAQLPDVPFIDSEGNRVTLLELADAPLLLLPIYYRCPDVCSLLQSSVASILPEVKLTPGKELKVVSLSFDPHETAKDAARAKRNYTAIAGEAFPAEYWRFLTGNAASIDATLGALGYTVRKQGGLWAHPVAAIAVAPGGKVVRYLYGSSFLPFDITMAGAEAAQGKTGLSVKRLLSFCYNYDPQGRRYVFDILRVSGFTIVGFVAIFLAWLLLGGKKRKGR, encoded by the coding sequence ATGCGCATACTGATCTTGACGCTCCTGTCCGCCGCCCTGCTGGCCGCCCCTTGTGGGGCGACCGGCGGGGCCGACGGCGTGGATGGCGTCCCGGCGCGGTCCATGGATCAGCCGGGACTGAGCATGGACGGGCACGCCATGGACGGGCATGCCATGGACGGGCATGCCATGGACGGGACGGATATGCCCGGCACATCCCCGGATGCGGTCCACGACCATGCCGCGATGATGGCGGAGGCCGAAAAGGCCGACGTCCCGGTGGGCATCGAGGAACACCTCGGGGCGCAACTTCCGGACGTGCCTTTCATCGACTCCGAGGGCAACCGGGTGACGCTGCTCGAATTGGCCGACGCGCCGCTTCTGCTGCTGCCCATCTACTACCGCTGCCCGGATGTGTGCAGCCTGCTCCAAAGCTCGGTGGCCTCCATCCTGCCTGAGGTCAAGCTTACGCCCGGCAAGGAACTCAAGGTAGTCTCCCTGAGCTTCGATCCCCATGAGACCGCCAAAGACGCGGCCCGGGCCAAGCGCAACTACACGGCCATCGCGGGCGAGGCTTTCCCGGCCGAATACTGGCGCTTTCTAACCGGCAACGCGGCGTCCATCGACGCCACTCTGGGCGCCCTGGGCTATACCGTGCGGAAGCAGGGCGGGCTGTGGGCCCACCCGGTGGCGGCCATCGCGGTTGCGCCCGGCGGCAAGGTGGTCCGCTATCTGTACGGCTCCAGTTTCCTGCCCTTCGACATCACCATGGCCGGGGCCGAGGCGGCCCAGGGCAAGACCGGGCTGTCCGTGAAGCGACTGCTTTCGTTCTGCTACAATTACGATCCCCAGGGACGGCGCTACGTCTTCGACATCCTGCGCGTGTCCGGGTTCACCATCGTCGGGTTCGTGGCCATCTTCCTGGCCTGGCTGTTGCTCGGCGGCAAGAAAAGGAAGGGGCGCTAG
- a CDS encoding methyl-accepting chemotaxis protein encodes MGIKWKLLLITGLPVSAILIIFAVGLTSFSILDSNMISVNGLHLDRATMIDADRDAYQAQTAVVRAEKAASPEALSKDKTDCAENMQQTWDRISGPAENFTPDMGGDFTNFKNDFQTWQKTNTDILTLTADTLTAKLARDEAENAALASFDAMREVINQLGEIADTRLKNALLPETARLQTEEALSLILNADRDAYQAYVAQLLVIRSIKPEAIRKWADSFNENLEQTRDRVTKGAVLLGTEGQRLNEDFVARLDTWAEHSRKVVDLSTANADKNLNRITLLAKSEETFSAMRSSIDRLGQAEMARVEARMTELGAVVERTIWTYVIISILFILASIILTLVFSSRMAAVMKHAARVAESLAAGDFTVHLDADRNDEIGQLAKAISAMIVKLRTIVLDVQASASNVASISEELAGSSQSMSQGATEQAAAVEEVSASMEEMSSSISQNSESSAKTGEIAVRTAQEARKGGEAVRQTVTAMTQIAEKISIIEEIARQTNLLALNAAIEAARAGEQGKGFAVVAAEVRKLAERSGTAAAEIGELSTSSVEVAARAGKMLDAIVPNIEETAELIQEISAASNEQNAGASEINSALQQLDSVVQTNASASEEIASTAEQLSSHAVELETTMTFFNLGHGSAGALPAGPAKAKLGPAKSKPAPAALPKATGNGKAAAPGHGLDIDMDESDDAFERF; translated from the coding sequence ATGGGCATCAAATGGAAACTGTTATTGATCACCGGCCTGCCGGTGTCGGCCATCCTGATCATCTTCGCCGTGGGGTTGACCAGCTTCAGTATCCTCGACTCGAACATGATTTCAGTCAATGGCCTACACTTGGACCGGGCAACCATGATCGACGCCGATCGAGATGCCTACCAAGCCCAGACTGCGGTCGTACGCGCTGAAAAAGCGGCTTCTCCCGAAGCCTTGAGCAAGGACAAGACGGACTGTGCCGAAAACATGCAGCAGACCTGGGACCGGATCTCCGGCCCGGCTGAAAACTTCACCCCGGACATGGGCGGCGACTTCACCAATTTCAAAAACGATTTCCAGACCTGGCAAAAGACCAACACGGACATCCTCACCCTGACCGCCGACACCCTGACGGCCAAACTGGCCCGGGACGAAGCGGAAAATGCGGCCTTGGCCTCCTTCGACGCCATGCGGGAGGTCATCAACCAGCTCGGCGAAATCGCCGATACCCGGCTGAAGAACGCCTTGTTGCCCGAAACCGCTCGGCTGCAGACCGAGGAAGCCCTCTCGTTGATCCTCAATGCCGACCGCGACGCCTACCAGGCCTACGTGGCCCAACTCCTGGTCATCCGCAGCATCAAACCTGAGGCGATCAGGAAATGGGCCGACTCCTTCAACGAAAACCTGGAGCAGACCCGCGACCGCGTCACCAAGGGCGCTGTACTCCTCGGGACCGAGGGACAGCGGCTCAACGAGGATTTCGTGGCCCGGCTCGATACCTGGGCCGAGCACAGCCGGAAGGTGGTCGATCTGTCCACCGCCAACGCCGACAAAAATCTCAACCGAATCACCCTGCTTGCCAAGAGCGAGGAAACTTTCTCGGCCATGCGCTCCTCCATCGACCGTCTCGGCCAGGCTGAAATGGCCCGCGTCGAGGCGCGCATGACCGAGCTCGGCGCGGTGGTCGAGCGGACCATTTGGACCTACGTGATCATCTCGATCCTGTTCATCCTGGCCTCGATAATCCTGACCCTGGTCTTCTCCTCCCGGATGGCCGCCGTCATGAAGCACGCCGCCCGAGTGGCCGAATCCCTGGCCGCAGGCGATTTCACCGTGCATCTGGACGCCGACCGCAACGACGAGATAGGCCAGTTGGCCAAGGCCATCAGCGCGATGATCGTAAAACTCCGGACCATCGTCCTGGACGTCCAGGCATCCGCCTCCAATGTGGCCTCCATCTCCGAGGAACTGGCCGGGTCCTCCCAGTCCATGAGCCAGGGCGCCACCGAACAGGCGGCCGCTGTGGAAGAAGTCTCGGCTTCCATGGAGGAGATGTCCTCAAGCATCAGCCAGAACTCCGAGAGTTCCGCCAAGACCGGAGAAATCGCCGTGCGCACCGCCCAGGAAGCCCGCAAGGGCGGCGAGGCCGTGCGCCAGACCGTGACGGCCATGACCCAGATCGCCGAGAAGATCTCCATCATTGAGGAAATCGCCCGGCAGACCAACCTGCTGGCGCTCAATGCGGCCATCGAGGCCGCTCGGGCGGGCGAACAGGGGAAGGGCTTCGCCGTGGTCGCGGCCGAGGTGCGCAAGCTGGCCGAACGCAGCGGCACCGCCGCCGCCGAGATCGGCGAACTCTCCACCTCCAGCGTGGAAGTGGCTGCCCGGGCCGGGAAAATGCTCGACGCCATCGTCCCAAACATTGAGGAAACAGCCGAACTTATTCAAGAGATATCCGCCGCCAGCAACGAGCAGAACGCGGGGGCCTCCGAGATCAACAGCGCCTTGCAGCAATTGGACTCCGTGGTCCAGACCAACGCCAGCGCCTCGGAGGAAATCGCTTCCACCGCCGAGCAACTGTCCTCCCACGCCGTGGAGCTCGAAACAACCATGACCTTCTTCAACCTCGGACACGGCTCCGCCGGCGCCCTGCCCGCAGGACCGGCCAAGGCCAAGCTCGGACCGGCCAAGTCAAAGCCCGCCCCGGCCGCCCTGCCCAAGGCGACCGGCAACGGCAAGGCCGCCGCCCCCGGGCACGGTCTGGATATAGATATGGACGAAAGTGACGACGCCTTCGAACGATTCTAA
- the tmcD gene encoding electron transfer complex subunit TmcD, whose protein sequence is MGKISSWDWEPGQKTVVKSLSPLEGHEWQEEPYVSPDGETIVAIVKVGDGEFSVRTNDSVWDATFEKIWYPKFSPDGRLAAICQQDMEWVLVADGETMGETTDYIWDTMFSEDGSSIATMYKSMERYGMSVNGEPWENLYENATMPAFTKDGAHTAAVVQAESMAAADLDGFKRGAYTVAVDGEAWKGRYVNIWNPVFNDAGDSLAATCRTTVYAHTIVVDDKPWDETYTQVWEPVFCPKDGGVVAPVRVAGKWGVAKDGKILWEPRYVQCFYLQYSPSGEDLWAVVATSYGQFTACVNNAAWNETWPTVSDLVVSPDGQRAAILASNCNEDFRIVVDGTPWSGTYDMAWPAVFSADSKNVAAKVEKNGRFRILVNGKSFERDFDAVWPPIFNEDGTKVLIRAIENNSYVRIVAEVCNF, encoded by the coding sequence ATGGGAAAAATCTCCTCTTGGGATTGGGAACCCGGCCAAAAAACGGTCGTTAAATCCCTCTCCCCTCTCGAAGGACACGAATGGCAGGAAGAGCCGTATGTCTCGCCTGACGGCGAGACCATCGTCGCCATCGTCAAGGTGGGCGACGGCGAATTCTCCGTTCGAACCAACGATTCGGTCTGGGACGCCACGTTCGAAAAGATCTGGTATCCGAAATTCTCCCCGGACGGCCGCTTAGCCGCCATTTGCCAGCAGGACATGGAATGGGTCCTGGTGGCCGACGGCGAGACCATGGGCGAAACCACCGACTACATCTGGGACACCATGTTCAGCGAGGACGGCTCGTCCATCGCTACCATGTACAAGTCCATGGAGCGGTACGGTATGTCCGTCAATGGCGAGCCGTGGGAAAACCTTTATGAAAACGCCACCATGCCCGCCTTCACCAAGGATGGGGCGCACACCGCCGCAGTGGTCCAGGCCGAAAGCATGGCCGCCGCCGACCTTGATGGATTCAAGCGCGGCGCGTACACCGTGGCCGTGGACGGCGAGGCCTGGAAGGGCCGCTACGTCAACATCTGGAACCCGGTCTTCAACGATGCGGGCGACTCCCTGGCGGCCACCTGCCGGACCACGGTCTACGCCCACACCATCGTAGTGGACGACAAACCCTGGGACGAGACCTACACCCAGGTTTGGGAACCGGTCTTCTGTCCCAAGGACGGCGGCGTGGTCGCCCCGGTCCGCGTGGCGGGCAAGTGGGGCGTGGCCAAGGACGGCAAGATCCTTTGGGAACCCCGTTACGTCCAGTGTTTTTACCTCCAGTACTCTCCCTCCGGCGAGGATCTGTGGGCCGTGGTGGCCACCAGCTACGGCCAGTTCACCGCCTGCGTGAACAACGCCGCCTGGAACGAGACCTGGCCCACCGTGTCCGACCTGGTGGTCAGCCCCGACGGCCAGCGCGCCGCCATCCTGGCCTCCAACTGCAACGAAGACTTCCGCATCGTGGTGGACGGCACTCCCTGGTCCGGCACCTACGACATGGCCTGGCCCGCGGTCTTCTCCGCGGACTCCAAGAACGTGGCCGCCAAGGTGGAAAAGAACGGCAGATTCCGGATCCTGGTCAACGGCAAGTCCTTCGAACGGGACTTCGACGCCGTGTGGCCGCCGATCTTCAACGAGGATGGCACCAAGGTGCTCATCCGCGCCATCGAGAACAACAGCTACGTCCGCATCGTCGCGGAAGTGTGCAACTTCTAA
- a CDS encoding pilus assembly protein TadG-related protein, translated as MRKDFRPLNDESGFATVMVSLCMAALMGLTALAVDLGRAYLKRSALQTAADAGALAGANSLLAKGRDVEKLRLIVTSYATRNLTDADTPGVAITDADIVFLRDGVPDEENPNQVELTISLTARRENPFPLYFGKAVGKPAMDIRVTSRAGLAGMCSSKCSKPFVVPTKFEWDDNAAPGTKYYQNGTLDVESPQELASVTVLGYTQDDVGTQIVIKPGDPSLAIAPGQYNLVDLPPVNKGDPITGAAMVKENIEGCTGSNSYATVAPDDELLIEPGNSAGPVKSGADALIGQDPYAAWDDSAHAIRGSAFSDPMDSPRVVIISFYDPRYPPTGGRNVIRVYELGAFFIESVDSTGNVQARFINTVAVAPDADGSDCLLRISRLMLDSSRS; from the coding sequence ATGCGCAAGGATTTCCGCCCTCTGAACGACGAAAGCGGCTTCGCCACGGTGATGGTCAGCCTGTGCATGGCCGCCCTTATGGGGTTGACCGCCCTGGCCGTGGACCTGGGCCGGGCCTATCTCAAACGCAGCGCCTTGCAGACCGCGGCTGACGCCGGGGCCCTGGCCGGGGCCAACTCCCTGCTGGCCAAAGGCCGGGACGTGGAGAAGTTGCGCCTCATCGTGACCAGCTACGCCACCCGGAACCTGACCGACGCCGATACGCCCGGGGTCGCCATCACCGACGCGGACATCGTCTTCCTGCGCGACGGCGTGCCCGACGAGGAAAACCCCAACCAGGTGGAACTGACCATCTCCCTGACAGCCCGGCGCGAGAATCCCTTTCCCCTGTATTTCGGCAAGGCCGTGGGCAAGCCCGCCATGGACATCCGCGTGACCTCCCGGGCCGGACTGGCGGGCATGTGTTCGAGCAAGTGCTCCAAGCCCTTCGTGGTGCCCACCAAATTCGAATGGGACGACAACGCCGCCCCGGGCACCAAGTATTATCAAAACGGAACCCTGGACGTGGAAAGCCCCCAGGAACTGGCGTCCGTGACCGTCCTCGGCTACACGCAGGACGACGTGGGCACGCAGATCGTTATCAAGCCCGGCGACCCAAGCCTGGCCATCGCGCCCGGCCAGTACAACCTGGTGGACCTGCCTCCCGTCAACAAGGGCGATCCGATCACCGGCGCGGCCATGGTCAAGGAAAACATCGAGGGATGCACCGGGTCCAACAGCTACGCAACCGTGGCTCCGGACGACGAACTGCTCATCGAACCCGGCAACTCCGCCGGTCCGGTGAAGTCCGGGGCCGACGCCCTCATCGGCCAGGACCCCTACGCCGCCTGGGACGACTCGGCCCACGCCATCCGGGGCAGCGCCTTCAGCGATCCCATGGACAGCCCGCGCGTGGTCATCATTTCCTTCTACGACCCGCGCTACCCGCCCACCGGCGGCCGCAACGTCATCCGCGTCTACGAACTCGGCGCTTTCTTCATCGAGAGCGTGGACAGCACGGGCAACGTCCAGGCGCGATTCATCAACACCGTGGCCGTGGCCCCCGACGCCGACGGCTCGGACTGCCTCCTGCGCATCAGCCGCCTCATGCTCGACTCCAGCCGGAGCTGA
- the tmcC gene encoding TmcC family electron transfer complex membrane anchor subunit encodes MTEFYVFVTGPLAWIAFGFFILGGLYRLISMYAEARAKDVSSIAYMSWYYGLRSILVWMIPFKSMGWKSDPLMTVTTFIFHICFLLVAVFLGAHVVMWDTAFGISLPSLPSQFGDIVSFVALAGCAVFAYRRLALPHVKGVTRCQDWFALVLVALPFITGVLAYHQVGPVLLMTTLHVLSGELLIALIPFTRLSHALFVLFTRAYMGSEFGGVRHAHDW; translated from the coding sequence ATGACTGAATTCTATGTCTTCGTCACCGGCCCCCTCGCCTGGATCGCCTTCGGTTTCTTCATCCTGGGCGGTCTCTACCGACTGATCAGCATGTACGCCGAGGCCAGAGCCAAGGACGTCTCCTCCATCGCCTACATGAGCTGGTACTACGGGCTCCGCTCCATCCTGGTCTGGATGATCCCGTTCAAGTCCATGGGCTGGAAATCCGACCCCCTGATGACCGTGACCACCTTCATCTTCCACATCTGCTTCCTGCTGGTGGCCGTATTCCTGGGTGCGCACGTAGTCATGTGGGACACCGCCTTCGGCATCAGCCTGCCGAGCCTGCCCTCGCAGTTCGGCGACATCGTAAGCTTCGTGGCCCTGGCCGGCTGCGCCGTCTTCGCGTACCGCCGCCTCGCGCTGCCGCACGTCAAAGGCGTCACCCGTTGCCAGGATTGGTTTGCCCTGGTCCTCGTGGCCCTGCCGTTCATCACCGGCGTCCTGGCCTACCACCAGGTGGGCCCGGTTCTGCTCATGACCACCCTGCACGTGCTCTCCGGGGAACTGCTGATCGCCCTGATCCCGTTCACCCGCCTGAGTCACGCGCTGTTCGTCCTGTTCACCAGGGCGTACATGGGTTCCGAGTTCGGCGGCGTTCGCCATGCCCACGACTGGTAG
- a CDS encoding c-type cytochrome, with protein MKKLLAVLTIVCCFGVTAAFAADGGALYQKRCANCHRDGSESSKAGGDVVLKGQSVQEIEMKLTGYKDGTYGGAKKKTMERMVGKLSPDEIKALAGYIGSL; from the coding sequence ATGAAGAAATTACTGGCTGTATTGACCATCGTATGCTGTTTCGGCGTGACCGCCGCCTTTGCCGCGGACGGCGGGGCACTATATCAGAAACGGTGCGCCAATTGTCATCGCGACGGCAGCGAATCCTCCAAGGCGGGCGGCGACGTGGTCCTGAAGGGCCAGTCCGTCCAGGAAATCGAGATGAAGCTTACGGGGTATAAGGACGGCACCTACGGCGGGGCCAAGAAGAAAACCATGGAACGCATGGTCGGCAAGCTCTCGCCGGACGAGATCAAGGCCCTGGCCGGCTATATCGGTTCTCTCTAG